Within the Miscanthus floridulus cultivar M001 chromosome 2, ASM1932011v1, whole genome shotgun sequence genome, the region CATGGTGCTGGTGGAGGGGGGAGGCTCCGACGCCATGCCCTAAGAGgtaatggaggggagcggctctggtgccacgccccatgacacggtggaggggagcggctccgaTGCCATGCCTCGAGAGGTGATGAAGGGGAGCGGCTCTAgcgccgcgccccatgagacagtggaggggagcagctctggagCTGCGCCCCACgagacaagggagacgagccccctGCCTCAGAGCAAGGGgtaggctcaaaatggtcccacccacatgagttggagcagggttccgggggttcatccccaaaatgtaCCCACCGCCCGAAGGCATCAGAGTACGTCATCGACTCCCCTCGTTGTTCCCTTTATTTTTCTGTTCTGATCTTACGCTTCTTCCTCTTTTATAGATTCTTGCGATGGGGCCACCCTCTAGGGCCGacacccaagaagagccttgcccttcaagCGGGATGGCTGGAGCTGCCCGACATTGCCCCTGTTTTGGGTAGGAGCATCACAGCCTCGTTGGCCGGTCCAGCGGCACCCGTGGTGGTTGCTGAACAGGCGACCGCGACTGCATCATGTCAGGAGTAGTCGGATGCAGCCGTGGTCATGTCCGTGCCTCTGGTGGTCATAGAGATGGCGCCCAACACAGATCGAGCGGAGTTGGATGCGGCCACAGTGGCGTCTGAGGAAGCGGCATAGTCTGTGCCACCGGAGGTCCAGATGGAGGAGGCCACGGCCACGTCAGGCCTGGCGGGGGCAGATGCGGCCGTGGTGGCCCCTGAGGTGGGCCAGACAGGGGAGGATACAACCGGTGGGTCTCTAGGCATCATGGTGGTGGTGGGAAGGACTCGCCGGCTATCGCCCCCAGCCCTATTGTCAGAGGGTAGCCGTTCCCCCATGCGGAGCGAGCCAACGCTTCAACGGATGGATGCTCAGGATCCGTCATCGGCTCTGTTCTCGCTTGATGATGCTGCCGAGAGTGTGGAGCGGGAAAACCTTGACATTGAGTTCTTGGCCATGATCAGTGCCTTGAACCAGGCCAATGGAGCCCTGCACGAAATCATCATTCCTTCTAGCCGGATATTCACCTTGCTCTCCTCCTTTCATATCCCTATGTTTTTGTGTGTTTTTTTCACATTGGTCTTCTTTTCAGAATCTTGCTGCCTGTAGCCGTAACAAATCCTGATTTCTCCATGAGTGAAAGGCGAAGTGGGACCACCTCACTGAGGAGGCCTGGCTGCGAGGAGATGTGAGTGCGTAGCTTGCTGTCGTCCAGCGGCGAGAGGCCGAGGCGTGTCATGACGTGGAGGAGTTCCATgcgatgtttgaggatttgtcggcgaggacaaagctggatgaggaggaAATCGCTAGGCTccgaaaggagcgagacgagctattGCAGAAGAATGCCATGGTTAGTGAGAGGGCCGGTGAGCTCCTGGTAGAGCTGCAGATGGAGCGAGACCTCAAgctaaaggctgaggagaggtccgtgATGTTGCAGGAGAAGGCGAACCAGAATGCTGTGGTGGTCAATCGGGCCATCCGAGAGCACGACAAAGCACGTCGGGAGGCCAAAGCACGCCAGGCAGATCTTGAAGTCGAGGGGTCTCAATGGCTGGATGCTGAGGAAGTCTCTGTCGGTCTACATGCTGATCTCACTGAGGCGCGGGGGCTTCTTCAAGTTGAAGGTGATGAATATGATCGCCTATCTTCTGCTGTCCTGGCATTCTATGACGACCTGCGGGTGACGCAAGAGAAGGGGGATGGTTCCCTCACAGTCCACGCTGCTGGTATCATGGCGCACGTGGGCTAGCTTAAGGAGAGCGCCTTTTGCcttgggatcacccaagccttcactgtcgcccattcccattatgctTAGGAGATCAACCTAGgggtgatgagccaaggcttcgcgcgCTGTCTATTAAGATGctgagctagatgagatggagaaggtggtggctcctcttgcaCGGAACCTAGCGGATAAgctgaaagaagaggttctcccttcgtggaagtagttagtggaattggtttgataaacacttatttgtaatatgtgaacaagtgtcagtgcTTTTGTGTCCTGGAAAAGGTTGCGTAAGTCTCATTTTGttatttcattttgtttgattttacCTTCTTACCTTTTTGCAATCACAAAGAGTGTTTATTTGATCCGACCCTTCCCTTTGTTTAAGGCCGTAGGGCCAGTGGTGCTTTCAGGGAAAAAATTTGGATTGTGCTATTTGAGCAAAACATACCATAGCCGTCTAGTCATTTGGTTTTTTGCAGTCTTATCAGTCTGTTTCCCCAAACCTTACCGCTAGTCTTGATGTGAGGAGGGAGTCTAATATAATGATTGTTTTGaaaaaaaggaagggaggtagccgtacctttactagccctcgagtgagatccaaccccttgcatctgctagggtcgggtgttactggagaccataGCGACGGTGTGCCCGATGAACTTGCTAATAGGGATGTTCAAATGGAATCCCATGGGCTTGGCAAGGGGGGCCTTCGAACCTCTATCCTTGTATTGAGCAGCTCGAgtccccgagccttgttagggtttgataggggtcggccataatTCGCATGTTACCCCATCCTCAACTTTTGCAATCGAAGGGGCCGAGTAGACAACCCATGCCTCGGTGGCTCGAGTGTtgtgcttgatgagctcgctaacgggtacattCGTGTGGgatccaggtccatcatttgttgatggggtcggcagagccctctggtggcattctATAACTTCTTAACCTATCTCCCAGCAGATgctcgagccgttcgataggctcaggtggcccgatggcttctccttgatggagattctgtgagtttggctcggggttagaatcaaatgagaaaaggttgagatgtccctgtctaCTCTAGGTGGGGTCAGGTAGGGCCGCTAGGTCTCGTcttagttatttctccctggctttgtttggcatgaggtggcctcgagcccttcgcgggtcggccttcgaaccctggccTGCTGCcacccatatcgaatgaggcgactaccgtttcatgatgcaacacgaagcgttgggatgcaatgttttgcatatgcaatgtttgaatgtataatttGATCGAAATGAAGGtaggggtcggtaacgttaccttggtggtatgagccatgggaagctcctaTTAGACATGTCCGAGGCAGGTTCGGGTCCGATGTTTTCGATGAGGTCGGCGTAACCTACATAAGTATCGCTACTTTTGTTTTTCTGATTGATTTTAAACGATTTGCTAGCTTCCCCCCTGAGGGGGGGGCTCTGCAGGTGGTCCCTCCAAACCCCTTTTGGGAAGGCGGGAGCCAGGGCTAGTAATGTGAGGAACCATGAAcatgattatgctggtgaacaaaaaacaccgtagccgtcggggcgtagggtctgttGGTTTGCCCAGTTGTATTCATGTTTTGTTCCCATACGCCATGCTCCTAGTTTttcaaacataaggaggggtcaggctaagagggtgttttaGATAAATAGGCACCCTCGGTAGCCCTTGAGTGATGTCCGTGCctctgccgttgctagggtcggaagctcggcaaagaattcaacactcaaagtaaataaacaggggtgcttatctttAAGTTGGTCATTTGTTCAACACTTAGGAGGCCCATTGGGCTCCCCCTAGGAGGAGGTTCTATCATTGGGTCATCCCctggtcctgcctagggaagcgaAGAGTCGCCTATAGCTGAGCGTGCCCCAGTTCTCGTGTCTGGGGCgcattagtggcgggccatgccCGGGTGACATTCTGTCTTACCAGGCAGTGTCCTGTCGACCAAAGCGCGTCCCGTCGATTCCGGCGTGTCCCCTCAGAttcctgtcagcattgatttcgcatttgtattgaataggggaaggcagagggtTTTTCGTAggaacctttcacctttccttagccGCTAAGCTCCCTCTTTAAATAGGAGGGGGAGGGAAGAGTTCTCGCCCCACCTCCCTACTAGCCTCTGagccaccacctcttctcctttctTCTCTCTGAATGCATCagctcctaagtgagagagggtaatgttagggagagaagaactcacaaGTCTGCCCTTGATTCTGGAGCGCAATGTCGAgatggaggtcatccaacatagatgagatggcatGGTTCACCTGTGCCGAGGAGGGGTCGCCGCTGCCGAAGGAGAAAAGGCGCTGGAGGGCGATGAGTGTTGTTGATTTTGCCACCATTGGTTGCGGCCCTCCTTCAGTGGGAGGCGCTTTCTGCCCTGACGCCATtatcagggttgtggctgatgacgatggtgtagtccctgggCCTAGTGGTGGAGGCGCCGTTGtcggggttgtggctgatgacgatggcatagtccccaggCTTCCCGGCAGAGGcgccattgttagggttgcggccAAGGACAATGGCATAATCCCTGGGCACCATGGGGTCAAGGCACCATAGTCATCGACGCGGTGTTTGTTGTTGTAGATGACGACGCTTTTGAAGATCCAGCAAAGCGgtgggacgtcgccgatggagagcatggtgcggTGGCCGCACTAGATGAACTGGTTTGTGTACATGCCCggtcgtcgccgatggagagcttggtgcGGCGGCCGTAGTAGACGAACTGGTCCATGTACATGAccggatgttgccgatggagagcttggcgcggcgaccgcagtagtactcaTAGTAAAGCTTGGTAGAgaatgtaattgaataagtttgggggagcccccgagtgaatagTCCTTTGGATTTTAGGAGTACGCTAGTCCTTTGCGTGATGAAATCATTTTGTAAGTGGTTAATTTGTACAAAagtgaacaaattttcatcttttgttacggcaaacaacttttcagctttctcttcttgtagaagaggtttcggtgccctccaacccttcccatggcccaagttgtaagaaactaggagtgcgggtgatttaattctgatcacgctggtgagcaaagaggttgtagccgctggggcgtgggtctcccgtagtcctaccagttgcacttagaatttgttcccaaaatcttagtccttaggacttgtttacgaGAACATTGGAAAACTTAGATAAAGTTTTCAAAGATAAtacaggaagtgtttgcaagataaacgtacttgtacttgtatcagcccctgagtgaggtccggcccctcacaatttgcaggggtcgaatgtcactaaagatcggggtttTGAAAATTTTGATAAGAAGAAGcatgcatttatttaagggtaaaaatgacgtagctgctcaatgttccaggcgttggtgaagacctcgccgttgatggttttcaacctatagGCTCCTAGGCAAAGTACTTCCACAACGATGTagggcccctcctagggcggggagagtttgtggcggtccttgttgctctgcacaaggtagAGGACGAGGTCCCTAACATTGAAGGCTCGATCCcacacccgtcggctatggtaccatcgcaacgcctgctggtacttagctaaacggaggagggtgatgtcacgggcttcatctagctggtccatggcatcttggtgggatgcctcggccacCTActcatcatatgctctgattctcggtgctccatagtcacggtccgttgggagaatggcctcaaagtcgtagaccatgaagaagggtgtgtagccggtggcccagctaggagttgtccttaggctccagagcatggccAGAAGCTCAGCGAGCTAGCAcgtgccgaacttgttcaaccggttgaaaattatgggtttaaggccttgcaggagcatgccgtttgcacgcTCAACCTACCCGTTCGTCTGGGGGTgcacgacggctgcccaatcaatCCGGATGTgctgttcatcgcagaatcgaatgaatttactgccggtgaactgcgtgctattgtttgtgatgatggagtttggtactctgaagcggtggatgatgttgaggaagaacagcacagcctattcagatttgatcgtggagatcggtcgagcttcgatccattttgtaaacttgtctatggtgacaactaggtgggtgaagcccccgggcgcctttttgagtggcccaactaggtcgagcccccagaccgtgaagggccatgtgatggggatcatctagagcgcctaggctaggaggtgagtctgtcgagcgtagtactggcacccttcgcaggtgcatacaatttgctcggcgtcggctactacggtgggccggtagaagccctgtcggaatgcgtttccaaccaaggtccttggtgcggcatggtgaccgcagaccccaccgtggatatcgctcagcaaaagtCTTCCcagttcgccagggatacagagctataggatcccggaatggctccatttgtagagtttgccttctacaagaacgaaggacttggcgtgacgtgtgagccgtcgggcttccatcTTGTCTGCCAGTAACGTgttgtggaggaggtagtcgaggtaaagcgttctccagtcgttGGGAGGGTCGGACTCTGTTGCTaagtcctcttcaagctccatgacctcgaggtCGGGCGGAGCAGCCGGTGGGTTGGCCCTCAGGGCTGGATCAGATGGGCCTTCATTGGCTTGTTTCGATCCCTTATAgtgcaccga harbors:
- the LOC136536434 gene encoding uncharacterized protein, giving the protein MAAYCQEVRRLEDRFNGLKLNHIPRRLNEAADALVKATSCREPVPAGVFTNDQHKPSVHYKGSKQANEGPSDPALRANPPAAPPDLEVMELEEDLATESDPPNDWRTLYLDYLLHNTLLADKMEARRLTRHAKSFVLVEGKLYKWSHSGIL